Within Sphingomonas piscis, the genomic segment GGCTAAGCGCGCCACCGACAAGGCCTTGCCTTCCAGCCTCCGTCGGCGCCAACTCGGCTGTTTCGCGGCGTTTGCGGGTCGCTCGAGTTGCGCAGCTTCTCCGAACCGGCGGTAGCGGTCCGGGTCGGAATCCACCACCGACGCTGCCCGCCCCTTCCGCTCCGCTCGCAGCTCGGCGGAATAGGTCAGCGCGAAGGCACGGCGCCAGCGGTCCAGCAGCGGCTCGCCCGCTACCTCGCCTGCCGCGGCGAACAAGGTCGGAACCGCGCGGCTGACGGCGTCGATCGCATGCGCCTTCGCTTGTTCGCTGCTCGTCCAGACGAGCCGCGATGGCTGGGCAAAGCGCGCCCACACCGACACGCTGCCCGTTTCCGGCCCATTGAGCCGATGGAAGTCCGCCTCGCTTAGCACCGCATATTTGGCGACGAGGCGGTCGTGCTCGAAATAGAAGACGTTGGGCGGGATCAGCCGGTTTGCCGTTGCCAGCCAACGCTTTGCGTAGGCCTGCCGATAACTGGAAACAATCAGGTAGAAGTCGAGCATCAGCCCGTCGAATTGCCGCTCGCGCAGGCAGGAGCCGTAGAAGAGGACCGCGCGCGCGGCGCCCGGATGCTGGCCGGCGATCGCAACAGCCATGCTTGCGACCTTGGGTTGGACCGGCTGAAGAAGTTCCTGCTCGACCAGGCCTCGAAGGTCGTACATCGCTTGGCTTAGGCGGCGAGGCGGACGAACGACAATGGCTGGGCGGCGCGAAGCACGATTGGCTGGCCGATCTGGGCCCGAAAGGTCTCGCCGTCCAGGATGACGTCGGAGCGATCGCCCTCGATCTGGACCTCGTCCGTCTCCTGGAAGTGCACCCCCTGGAGCTTGGATCGGCCAAGCTTACCCATCAGCGTGGCCACCAAAGCGCGCAGGACGGATAGCGGCCGCTCGTCGATCGCCAGAAGCTTGAGCGACCCCGGACGATGGGCGCCGCCAAGCTCACTGGACAGCAACAAGCGCTCAAGCGTCGTCACGGCAAGCAGCGAGAAACGCCCGTTCAGCCGCTCGCTCTTCGAAGAGACCTGCAGCGGGGACGGGTGGGGCGGCAGGAAGCTTGCGCGCAGATGCAGGAAAATCCGCATCAGAACGGCGAAAGCGGTGATCACGTGGCTGATCCCGTTCGGAAGGCCCAACGGATAGATTTTATGGCGGCAGTAGAGCATCACATCCGCAAGCCCAGCGCCGCCGAGGAACATGCCGATGACCGGCACCTGCGCCTCCGAGTGGCGAAGCGCGATCAGCTCCTTTGCGACCAGATGCTCGTTCAGTTCGCTCCGCGCAATCTCCAGCAGCCTCTCCAGCGCCGAGATCGGATCGCCCCGCGCACCGAGGTCAAGCGCGATGAGGTTGGTCTTGCCGCTCGGCAGCACTGCTACTGGCGGCGGCGCGTCGCCGAAGTGCGCGCCGTTGTGAATCTCCGTCAGCGCCGCCTGAACCGTCCCGTCGCCGCCGTTGATCACCAGGACCTTGGGCCGGATGCGCGCGATCGTCTTCAGTGCCTCGCCGATCTGGTCGGCCTTCTCCACCTCATAATGGAAGATGTCGGGGTGCTCGGCGCAAAAGGCGCGGATCCGCGGCAGCTGGGCGAGGTTGCCGGTCGACTTGGGGTTAGACAGCAAGGCGATCCGCGGACGGCGCGACGGAACGGCCGGTGCTTCGAGCCCGGACACGGCGGCTGCGCTGTCTCCACTGATCATTGGCGTCTGAAATAACTTCACGATCGGCACTCGACGGCGCTAGGGCATGACCCCAGGCATCCGTCTTGGGTGCTCTCTTCGGACCGCTTTGCGGCCAAATGATGGTGTTGGAACGTTTTCACGTGCGCGGACTGCCGCTGATCGACCGCTACCTCGCGCGCTCCATCGCGGTGCCGTTGCTCGGCACCCTGATCCTCGCCGCCATGCTGCTCGTGCTGGACAAGATGCTACGCCTGTTCGACTTCGTGGTCGCCGCCGGCGGCCCGGTCAGCGTCGTCTGGCGCATGCTTGCCAATTTGCTGCCGGAATATCTTGGGCTTGGTATCCCGATCGGCCTGATGCTCGGCATCCTGCTCGCCTTCCGCAAGCTGGCCCTGTCATCGGAGCTTGACGCCCTGCGCGGCATCGGCGCCGGCTACGGCCGTCTGCTACGGGTGCCCTACGCTTACGCCATTCCGCTGATGCTGCTGAACTTCGGCATCATCGGTTACCTCCAGCCACTATCCAATTATCGCTACGAAGGCCTCCGCTTCGACCTTCGCTCCGGCGCGTTGGGCGCGTCGATCAAGGTCGGTGAGTTCAACAATCTCGGCCGGCGCATGACGTTGCGGATCGACCGAAGCGAGGAGAAGGGGACGCAGCTCCACGGCATCTTCGTTCAGGTCGACGACAACAAGTCGGGGATGTCGGTCGCGGCTACCGCCGAAAGCGGCCGGTTCCTGTCGACCGATGATCCCGACGTCATCCTGTTCCGACTTGAAAAGGGCCGCCTCATTCAGGACTCGCCCAAGTTCGCGACCCCTCGCACCTTGTCGTTCAACAGCTACGACCTGCCGATCAACCTTCCGGCCGTCGACCGTTTCCGCAACCGCGGCAACGACCTGGAGGAACTGACCAGCAACGAACTGTTCCGCGAGGGCTATCTCCGCAATAATCCGGAGCTCAAGGTCGCGGCCCAGGCCAACTTCCATTACCGGCTCGTGGAAGTCCTCTCCATGATGCTGCTGCCCTTGCTCGCCATCGCGCTTGCCGTTCCGCCGAAACGCAGTTCCTCGGCACTCGGCATCTTCGTCGGCATCATCGTCATCGTGGCCTACCACAAGATCAACCAGTATGGGGCGCGGATGGGGGAGAACGGTCGCCTCGATCCCGTGCTTGCCCTGTGGGTACCGTTCGCCTTGTTCGCCGGAATGATCGGCTGGATGTATCACGTCATCGCCCACAAGCCCGGCGGCCAGCCGATCGGCGCACTCGAGCGCTTCTTCGCGATCGTCGCAAAGTCGGTCCGCCGCCTTCTGCCGCAGGGCCGGGCGGCATGATCAATCTCAGCTTCTTCCCGTCCCGCCAGATCGCTTTTTACACGATCAAGCTGTTCGTCTCGCGCAGCCTCGCGGTGCTGCTCGCCCTCGTGCTGATCCTGATGACGCTCGATCTGTTGGGCGAGTCCGGCAAGATCCTCGCCGTGCCCGGCAACGGCGAGGCGGAGTTGTGGCATTATGTCTCGCTGCGCGTGCCGATCCTGGTTGCGCGCTTCCTGCCCTTCTCGGTCCTGCTTGGCACCCTCATCGCCTTCGTCGGTCTCAACCAGAATAGCGAAATCGTCTCGATGAAGGCGGCAGGCATTTCCGCCCATCAAATCCTCGCACCCCTGGTTCTGGCGAGCTTCGGCGTCGCTGCCTTGTCCTTCGCCTTCAACGAGCGCGTCGTCGTCAACGCCACCCGCACCGTGACCGCCTGGAGCGATAATGACTATAAGCCCGTGCCCGCCGAAAGCGGTATCGTCAGCAATGTATGGCTTTTGAGCGGCCCCGATTACATCCGCGCCGGCCATGTCGGCGGCACCGGCCGCGGCTTCCATGCCGAGCATGTCACCATCTACGAGCGGCGCGGCGGCATCCTCCAGCGGATCGTTCAGGCGGACCGCGCCGAACCCGCGGACGATCACTGGCGCCTTACAAATGTACGCATCTACGACGCGGCGATGAACTTCGTCCGCAAGCAACCGGAGCTTGCCGCCATGAACGGCGTCTCCCCGGCCGCCCTGACTCTTGCCAAGGTCGACCCGGACGAGCTCGACTTCTTCACACTGAAGCAGCGCGTCGAGCAGATGCGCGTCGCCGGCCGCCCGACCGAAGCCGCCGAGGCAGGTCTGTGGCACAAGGTCGCCGGCCCGATGTCCGCCGTCCTCATGCCGCTCTTAGCCGCCGTTGCCGCCTTCGGCCTCGCCCGCTCGGGCCAGGTGCTGCTGCGTGCAGTCACCGGCATGGCGCTCGGCTTCGCTTATTTCGTCGCAGACAACTTCAGCATCGCGATGGGCAATGTCGGCGCCTACCCGCCGCTGCTCGCGGCCTGGTCGCCGTTCCTGCTCTTCCTGCTAATCGGGGAAACTGTGCTCATAAGGTCGGAAGAGTAATCCGGACAAAGACTGGGAGGGTTGCCGTTCAACCGGGCGCTTCATAAACAAGCGCTGCTCGGCTGCGGGGGGGGGAATGCGTGAAGCCTTTTGTCAGCCGCGGCGCGGCTTTCCTCCTTTGCACCACCCTGCTCAGCGGCCACGCGCACGCGCAGGATAGCGCGCCTCCACCAGCCGCGGACGACCCGAACACGATCGTCGTCACCGGCTATCGCGGTTCCGCGATCAAGAAGGTCGCGCCGCTCGCCACCCTTGATGAAGAGGCGATCGCCGCCACGGGTGCCAGCAGCATGTCGGACCTGCTCAAGGCTGTCGCCCCCGTCACCAAGTCCGCCGACGGCTCTGACCCCATCTTCCTTCTCAATGGCCAGCGCATCTCCAGCTATCAGGAGGTCGGCACCTTGCCGCCCGAAGCGATCGCCAAGATGGAGGTGCTGCCCGAGCCGGAGGCGCTGCGCTTCGGCTATCCCCCGACCCGCCGGGTGCTCAACTTCATCACCAAGCCACAATTCCAGCAGACCGAAATCAATCTCGGCCTTGGCACCACCACCCACCTCGGCGGCCTTTCGGGCAATGCCAAGCTGGGCGTCACCCGCCTTAGGGGCAGCTCCCGCCTGTCGCTCAACCTCGAACATAAGCGCACGGGAACGATCAGCTTGTCCGAGCGCGAGGTGCTCGCCAATCCGGACATTGTCTTCGATGCGGTCGGGAACATCACGGCCATGGACGGCGGCGAGATCGACCCGGCGCTGTCAGCGCTTGCGGGAACGCCTGTCACCGTTGCGCCCGTGCCCACCGGCGCCGCGCTCACCCTCGGCAACTTCGCCGGAGACGCCAACCGCCCGCGCCTCTTTCTCTACCCCGGCACCGGACTCAGTCCCGAAAATCACACCAGCAAGGCGGAAGTCACCTGGGGCGACCGCATCGGCCAGCTTGGCGCCTCACTCAGCCTTGGTGCCGAGCGAAGCCGCAACGACCTCATCTCGGGTCCCTCCACCGCCCGCCTGCTGGTGCCAAGCACAATCCCTTATTCGCCCTTCGGCTCCCCGGTCGTCCTCAATCGTTACCTGACCGAGGCGGACTTACTCACCCAGTCGCAGGTCACCACTAAGCTGCGCGGCGCCGGCACCTTGCGCGGCGCCATTGCCGGCTGGCGCTGGGATCTCACCGGCTCGGTGGAACAGCAGGTCGGGCGCGGCATCAGCGAGATCAGGTACGACGTCGGTCAGGCCAACGCCGCCATCGCCGCCGGCGCCAACCCCTTCATCCCCCTGGACCCCGCTTTGCTCGGGGACCCGTTGACCAACCGCTCTCGCCTCAGAACCCGGACCATAGGCGCCAAGTCGGTCGTCACCAACAGCCCGCTGCATCTCCCCGCCGGCGATGTCAGCGTTACGGCGACGGCGGAGGTTGAGCGCGCAACCGCCAGCTCGCGCACCCGAGGTGCCGACCCGTTCCGCCTCGACCTTGGGCGCACCCGCAAGGAGGGCAGTCTTGCCCTCGACATCCCCATAGCTTCACGCGACGACAACGTCCTTCCCTGGGCCGGCACCCTGTCGCTGAACGGCTCGGCCACCGCGCGTCATATCGGCGGGTACGGCATGCTCACCGACCGCACCGCCGGCCTGTCCTGGACACCGCGCAAGCGCATTCAACTGCTGCTCCAGGACAAGAGCATCGGCACCGCTCCGCCGCTGGACCAGCTCTCCTCACCGGCCTCCACGCTGATCGACATTCCCGTCTTCGACTATACGGCCGGCCGAACGGAGCTTGTGACGCTCACCACCGGCGGCAATCCCGACCTCAAGGCCGAGCGCCGCCGTACGCGCTCCCTCGCGGTAAACTGGCAGCCGTGGGAGAAGCGCCAATGGCGAGTGAGCGCCACCTATGAGGACGTCACCATCCGCAATCAAACAGGCCTCGTGCGCGCCGTTACTCCGCGGGCCGAATCCGTGCTTCCCGACCTGTTCGTCCGCGATCCGGCGTCAGACCGTCTGACCGCCGTCTTCTACCGCCCAACCAACTTTTATGAAGAGCGCTTGAAGCAGCTGAACGTCGTCTTCTCGCTCTCGGGCACGCTCGGCAAGGAAAAGCCCCAGGGCAAGGACGGCAAGAGCCCGCCACAGCTCACTTACTATGGCGGCGTCGGACCCACCTACCGTTTCACCGACAAGCTTCGGCTCCGGCCCGGCACCGCTGCCTTCGACCTGCTCAACGGGGACACCATCCAGGGCTGGAATACCGGCCGCTTTTCGACCTGGTACTACTTCTCGCTCAATCATCCCGCCATCAACTTCCATGTCGATGGATGGATGGGTGGCAGATACCGCGTCCTCACCGGCAACCCCGCCTCGGACCTTTATTACTCGTCCCTGATAAAGCTGAACGCCAGCACCGACTTAAACCTTTTCGCAGTCTTCCAGGGCCGCGAATGGGCCCGCAAACTGCACCTCAAGCTCGAGGTCGAAAACTTGCTCGATAGCTGGGCGCGGGCTGAGGATGGCTTCGGCAATGTGCCGGTCCGCAATCAGCGGGCCTTTTCCGATCCGGTCGGGCGCACCGTCACTCTGTCGCTGCGCAAGCGGTTCAACAAGGAATAGCCGACGCAGCGGGTACCGGGCACAGGTCGCCGACGTCTACTCGACGTCGCTGAAATCCTGTGTCAGCTGAGTGGACGTCCCTCGGTAGCAGTAAACGGGATTACCCCGACACCGCCGCGCTCAAGGACAAGCTCGATGCAATTCACACCGCTGCCCTGATCACGAGTCGGGATGAACATGGTTCGGGCGGACGGCCATTGGGCCCGGGCATCCTCCTCGGACAGACCGCCCTCCTTCGCCCAACGTCGATAGGCATCCGCAACTTGCGCCTCATACCGGGGCGACGCGCTGTCGTTCCTAGCCGGGGACACGTCGGGAGCGCGGTTCAACGACCCCAGCATATAGCCGCCCGCAACCAGCACGGCTGCCGAAGTGGCAAGCATGACGGTGCGGGCGAAACTCATGCTTGCTTAATTGCTGTGCATCGGGACGCGCGCAACGGGTGGACAGCGACGATTCGTATGGAAGAGGCGCAAGCTGCTAAACTTCGTTCGGCAAGCCAGAACAAAGCTTCTGAGGCAAGTTGAAGCCCTGCGTCAGCATCTACTCATATCCAGCCACTTCGACGTAGCTGAGATACACAGGAGGCAGCCACTGACAGCTTCTGGCCGGCAGCTTCGATGACCCACTTGCGATTCTGTCGCGCAACAGAGGTCACGGCCCCCGCAGCAACCCAGTGACCCCGCCGAACAACCAGGCCGTCTGCATTAAGCAATTCGGTAACGACGTCCGAGAAACGAGCATGGACCAGTGTGCTTCGCTCACCGTGCAGGAAGATCCTGCAGTAATGGTCTTCTGCAACGACGGCCTGCACATCAGAAGCTTGCCGTGCGCCTGCCCTCCACAGGACACCTTTCGTAAACGCATAAGGTTCGGAAGGCGGCGCCGGCAGCGCCAAAGCGATTACAGGCACCAAGGCAACGCTGATTAACGCGGCATATAGCCAGATTGCGGGCCAAGTGGACGCAATCTGCCCACCCATGACACGGGAAAGAAGCGCAACCTCAGCCGGGATCGGGAGGTTGAGGACGATCGTTCCAAGTGCGGCGGCTTGCCACCAATCCTGCGGCTTACGCACCCGCCAAGCGAACCAACATCGCCAAAGAATCGTGTTCCAGCCGATCAACACGGACCAGAACAGCGTGCGAGGCAAAATGGGCATGTCACCGGTTTGAAACGCACCGGAGATCGTCGTGAACATAACTGCGGCAGCCGCGACTGCTCCGGTTATCCGACCGCCAGGCAAGCTCCACGCACGATTCACGAAAGCGCGAACCTGATTGGCGAAAGTGTGCTTGGCTGAGACCTTCGTTGCGGGCTGACGAACTGCGACCGGCGGCATTCTGTTCTGCTGCCACCGACCCCAGAAGGACTCAAGACGTGATCAAGACTGCGATTGCCGCCCTCCTATTCACTGCCGCGATGCCGGCCGGTGCTCAGACGCGTGAAGGATCCGCGTCTATGGCCGAAGAGAAGGCGGCGATGGAAAAATTCTCTTGGATGGACGGTATCTGGAAGGGACAAGCCGTGCACCGCGGTCCTGCTGGCGACAGAACGGTTGTTCATACTGAGCGCAGCGGCTCGATCCTTGAAGGAACGGTTCGACTTATCGAAGGTCGAGCTTACCAGCCCGATGGGAGCACCGCGTTCAACGCGCTGGCGATGATCAGCTACGACCCAGCTACTCACTCATACCGGATGGCGAGCCATGCCGAAGGGAGGTTCGGCGTGTTCAAGATCGAGCCCACGACTTCCGGATACGTATGGACCTTGCCGGCTGGACCTTCAGCCATCCGCTACACAGCGGTCTACCAGGACGGCTTGTGGAAGGAGATCGGCGAATATGTGGTGGATGGGCAAGCACCCCGGCAGTTTTTCAGCATGGAAATGCGCCGAGTTGGTCCCACTGACTGGCCATCAGGCGGCAGCGTCCCACGTCAAAGATGATTTTATGGGACGGCGTGCTGCTGGGACCTGTATCCACGGGTTGTTCTTCGGTGCGGCAAGGAAACAGTGGCTCCCTCGGGAGCCGGTGGATCGACGTTGACCAGAGGGGCGCTACCCGGTCGTCCGTGGCTCGATGACGGCACAAGCCTGTGATAAGTCGACTGTAGACGTTCGCTGATCGGCTCGGTGGGCTGGAAATCGGACCTCCGAACATGGGCTAAAGACCAAAGCCTGGATGAGCATCCAGTTGGCCGCAGCCGCGTTCAGGAAAACGTCTCCTCAAGCAGAATCGCGAGTGTTTATGATCTCCACCACAGGCTATGCTGCCAAGCATTCCTATTCGCGCCTGAAGCCGATCACGATCGAGCGCGAAGAACCCAAAGCTGATGAGGTGCTGATCGACGTTCTCTACTGCGGAGTTTGTCATTCGGACATTCACCAGGTGAAGAACGAATGGTCGAACACCGTTTACCCCTGCATGCCTGGACATGAGGTCGTCGGGCGAGTGGCAAGGGCTCCGGAAAGCGGCAAGTTCAAGGTCGGCGATATCGTTGGCGTCGGTTGCATGATCGACAGCTGCCGGAGCTGTGAGCCATGCAGGGACGGACTGGAGCAATATTGCGAAGGGCCGAACAGCTGGCTTGCAACTTACAATGGGCCGATGATTCCGTCCAAGAAGGCGAAAACGGGCACCAACATGTACGGCCGCGACAATACGTTCGGAGGCTATTCAAGCAATCTCGTGGTGCACGAGGATTTCGTGCTGAAGATCCCGGATGGCCTCTCTCCGGAAGCTGCAGCCCCGATACTCTGCGCCGGGGTCACCACCTTTTCACCCCTTCGACATTGGCAAGTGAAGGCTGGCGACAGGGTCGGGGTCGTTGGCCTGGGCGGGCTTGGCCACATGGCGGTGAAGCTCGCGAGGGCATTGGGCGCGGAAGTGACCGTTTTCACAACCAGCTCTGAAAAAGAGGAGGACGCGAGAAAGCTGGGTGCTTCTCATGTGGCGATCGAGAAGGAGGTCCAGGCCAAGCAAGAGGAATTGGCGGCGCTTGCCGGCTCATTCGACTTCATAATCTCAACCGTGCCGGAGAAGCATGACATCAACGCTTTCATCGCGCTTCTGAAGCGGGAGAAGAGTCTGGTAATCGTTGGAGCACTGGAGCCCATGGCACCCGTGGACAATCAGGCTGTCGCCTTTCATCGCCGCAACGTTTCAGGTTCGCTAATCGGTTCGATCAAGGAAACGCAGGAGGTACTCGACTTCTGCGCCCAGCACGGCATCGCACCTGAGATCGAGATCATCCCAATCCAGCAGATCAACGACGCCATGAAGAAAGTGGAGAGTGGCGAAGTCCACTTCCGCTATGTCATCGACATGGCGAGCTTGGAGAACTCCGACGATGAGGGGTCCGAAAAGACCAACGTCTAAAATCCGCCTCATTGCACTTGCATGACGCCGACCCAAGATAAGGCGCGAGGCGCCGTCAGGCAGCATGATTGAGGCAAGAAACGTGAAGCAGGAAGTGATCAGCGGGGGCATTTGGCGGCGGTCGCACTATCTCGACCGAATGACGCTGAAGGAGCTTTGGGCCGCTTACTTCCAGTATCCGGCGATCCTCGCTTACATCGCCTTGTCGCTGATCTCGGTTGCGGTGTGGACCGAATATCCGGCCAGCGCGGTACGGACTGTGCTTGCGGCCGGCGTCATCGTCGGCCTCTATCCGGCCGTTTGGTATGCTCTTCACCGCTGGGTGCTTCACTCGAACTGGATGTTCAAGGTGCCCTTCCTCGCCTCGACCTGGAAGCGGATACATTACGATCACCACCAGGATCCCAATCATCTGGAGGTGCTGTTCGGCGCGCTGCACACGACGCTGCCGACGATCGGCATCATCTCGATCCCGGTCGGCTATGCGATCGGCGGGATCGGCGGCGCTGCGGCTGCCTTCGCCGCGGGGCTGATCACCACCTGCGTCTACGAGTTCGTCCACTGCATCCAGCATCTCGCCTACAAGCCGAGGCTGAAGATCATTGCGGAAATGAAGAAGCGCCACATGGCTCACCATTTCCACGATGAACGGGGCAATTACGGGATCACCAGTTACTTTTGGGACAAGAAGCTCGGCACGTTTTACGACCGGGCTGAGCGCCCTGCGAAGAGCCCGACCGTGTTCAACCTCGGCTATACGCCTGAGGTGGCGAAGCGTTACCCGTGGGTAGCGGAGCTGTCGGGCGGCGTCGCGACCGGGCATCCCCGCAAGCGCGACGCCGCTTAAGCGTTTCCTTTAGGCCGCCGTGCCGAACATCTGCGGCATGGCCAGCGTGTCAAAGGCGTAGGGGTCGGGCCGGAACACGACGCCGTTGCCGGGGCTCGGCTCAACCGTCAGATAGGTCATATAGACCGGGACCGGCTTGGGCAGCGCGAACTCATGTTCCAGCTGACCGCCGTTCGGCACCCCGCCGAACACCCAGCCGGCGAAGCGGCGCCAGTCCTCCAGCCGGACACAGCCGTTGCTGAGCCACCGGTCGTTCTTGGCAAAGAGTTCCTTGTGCGGCGTATCGTGGAGGTAGATGCCGAAATCGTTGGGCATCTCGAATTTCATCGCGCCCATGCTGTTCCACGGTCCGGGCAGCTGACGAACCCGGATGTCGGTCGGCTTGCCGGCGGCGATCTGCTTCCAGTTGATCGTCTTGGGATCGACCAGCTTGGCGTTCGGCCCCCAGTCGGACAGCACTTCGTAGTGGAAGTTCTTGAAATAGGAGACCCCCTGCTCCTTGACCTTCTTGGCCGTCAGGCTGCGGATCAGTTCCGGCGGGACGTTCCAGTAAGGGTTCGCCTTCGCGTTGCGCATGATGACGGCCATCATCGGCGTCTTGGTCTTGGGCGAACCGACCACGACCTTCATGCCGTCGACCACCCGGTCACGATCGTAGAGGTAAGCTTCGGCGGCGCCGCTATCGACCACGACGTAGCGGTCGAAGGCGCGGGTGGCGGGAAGGCGCCAGGCCCGCTCGACATTGATGGCGAGCCGCTTCGCATAGTGCGAGTAGCCGCGGTTGAGCGACGCGATCGTGGCGCGGCCCGCCACGCCATCGGCATTCCCGAGGCCGTGCACCGTCTGATAGGTCGCGACTGCCTGGAACAAGGCATCGTCGTAACCGCCCTGCGGGGAGAGACCCAGCCGCGTTCGAAGCGCCTTCACCCGGGGGCCGGTCATGCCCCGCTTCAGCGGTGCACCGACGGGAACCTTGGTCTGCGGCAGGTTGCCCCACCGCGCCTGATATTGCTGAAGCCCCTGCGCGAGCTGAAGAAACAAGGGGTTGGGCTGGGTGCGCGATCGGCCGAAGTCGGCGCGGAACACCCGCTGCAGCCAGTTTTGCGGCCGCTGCCGGCGCTTGGCGACATTGCTCATCTGCGGGTCGACGTAAACGAAGTCGACGCCCTGCTTGATGGTGCGGGGAACCGCGATCGGCTCGTCACCCCGGCGCTGAGCCATCGACGGCGTTGCGAGAACGGACGCCGCAAGGGCGATCAGCAGATAATGGTTTTTGCGCATGAATCTCCGCGCCGCACGGCGCACTCCGGTGGTCGTCGGGAAGGAAACTCCCTGGCGCCGCGCGGGTTGCGCGTCGCTGAACGCGCATCTGGCGCTCGGGGCTGCTCCCCGCTACGCCATCCCGCCATGAGCAGCGACATCGTCATCCGCCCGGTAACCACCAAGGCGGATCGCCGCGCCTTCGTCGACTTCGCCTGGGAGGTGTACCGCGACGACCCCGCCTGGGTACCGCCGCTGAAGGATGAGGTACACGGCCTCATCGACCCCAAGAAGAATCCCTGGTTCGGCCATGCCAAAGCGCAGCTGTGGCTTGCGACACGCAATGGGCAGGTCGCGGGCCGGATCAGCGCGCAGGTCGACGATCTGGTGCAAACCCACATGGGTCAGGGCATCGGCCAGTGGGGCATGTTCGAATGCTTGGGGCCCAGGGTCGCATCGGAACTGATCGGGACTGCGGAGGACTGGCTGCGC encodes:
- a CDS encoding L,D-transpeptidase family protein, translating into MRKNHYLLIALAASVLATPSMAQRRGDEPIAVPRTIKQGVDFVYVDPQMSNVAKRRQRPQNWLQRVFRADFGRSRTQPNPLFLQLAQGLQQYQARWGNLPQTKVPVGAPLKRGMTGPRVKALRTRLGLSPQGGYDDALFQAVATYQTVHGLGNADGVAGRATIASLNRGYSHYAKRLAINVERAWRLPATRAFDRYVVVDSGAAEAYLYDRDRVVDGMKVVVGSPKTKTPMMAVIMRNAKANPYWNVPPELIRSLTAKKVKEQGVSYFKNFHYEVLSDWGPNAKLVDPKTINWKQIAAGKPTDIRVRQLPGPWNSMGAMKFEMPNDFGIYLHDTPHKELFAKNDRWLSNGCVRLEDWRRFAGWVFGGVPNGGQLEHEFALPKPVPVYMTYLTVEPSPGNGVVFRPDPYAFDTLAMPQMFGTAA